One genomic region from candidate division WOR-3 bacterium encodes:
- a CDS encoding 4Fe-4S dicluster domain-containing protein has product MIDLKNADINFKWNIIKQEGGEGLLKCFGCSDCSASCPVRYLDDRYNPRKIIRLTLLGMKNEVLSSPFLWLCAHCHACTERCPQGIRVAEVINAIKNYAVKSGYCPEGLKVQLNLLNNSGRLYELEDFDLRKRQRMGLPEIAKKIADVARIFQSTKIFERIAK; this is encoded by the coding sequence ATGATTGATTTAAAAAATGCCGATATCAATTTTAAGTGGAACATTATTAAACAGGAAGGCGGAGAGGGATTGCTAAAATGTTTTGGTTGCAGTGACTGTTCTGCAAGTTGTCCGGTGCGATATCTGGATGATAGATATAACCCAAGAAAAATCATCAGGCTCACACTTTTAGGGATGAAAAACGAAGTCCTTTCTTCACCATTCCTGTGGCTCTGTGCCCATTGCCATGCCTGTACCGAAAGATGCCCACAGGGAATCCGTGTTGCCGAAGTTATCAATGCAATAAAAAACTATGCCGTAAAAAGTGGATATTGCCCTGAAGGTCTGAAAGTGCAGTTGAATTTACTAAATAACTCAGGCAGGTTGTATGAACTTGAAGACTTTGACCTTAGAAAGAGACAGAGAATGGGGCTACCTGAAATAGCCAAAAAGATCGCCGATGTCGCCAGAATTTTTCAATCAACAAAAATTTTTGAAAGGATTGCAAAATGA
- a CDS encoding CoB--CoM heterodisulfide reductase iron-sulfur subunit B family protein: protein MKRYALFLGCTVPVRAQHYELATRNVAKELGIEFVDLKEGSCCGFPLKALDAETSLLMAARNVGLASNLGLDVVTLCNSCTAMLSDAQLKLKESEFRRKFTELGFTYPCEIKVRHFVRMLYEDIGVENLEKAIKKFLKNLRIISHYGCHYLRPSYLHSFDNVENPHTLEQLVGLTGATIIDYQEKKLCCGGSVLGVDEELALKMANQKLSIAKNNNADALISICPFCTVMYEDNQRKVETKFTITYNLPVLYYPQLLGLALGLAPDACGLKFNRIKPDNIISKL, encoded by the coding sequence ATGAAAAGGTATGCTTTGTTTCTTGGATGCACAGTGCCGGTTCGGGCACAACATTATGAACTTGCCACAAGAAATGTAGCCAAAGAACTCGGTATTGAATTCGTTGATTTAAAAGAGGGCTCCTGCTGTGGTTTTCCCTTAAAAGCACTTGATGCTGAAACTTCTTTATTAATGGCAGCAAGGAATGTTGGACTGGCAAGCAATTTAGGCCTTGATGTCGTCACACTTTGCAATTCCTGCACTGCTATGCTCTCAGATGCCCAGTTGAAATTAAAAGAAAGCGAGTTTCGTAGGAAGTTTACTGAACTCGGGTTTACCTACCCATGTGAAATAAAAGTCCGTCATTTTGTTCGCATGCTTTATGAAGATATAGGTGTGGAAAATTTAGAGAAGGCAATAAAAAAATTCTTGAAAAACTTAAGGATAATTTCACACTATGGTTGCCATTATCTCAGACCATCATACCTCCATTCCTTTGATAATGTTGAAAATCCCCACACCCTTGAGCAACTTGTTGGCTTGACCGGTGCGACAATAATAGATTATCAAGAAAAGAAATTATGTTGCGGTGGTTCGGTATTGGGTGTAGATGAAGAACTCGCTTTAAAAATGGCAAACCAAAAACTTTCCATAGCAAAAAACAATAATGCTGATGCATTGATTTCAATCTGTCCATTCTGCACGGTAATGTACGAGGATAATCAACGGAAGGTAGAAACAAAATTCACAATCACATACAATCTCCCCGTGCTGTATTACCCACAACTTTTAGGACTTGCACTTGGTTTAGCACCTGATGCCTGTGGTTTGAAATTCAATCGCATTAAACCAGATAATATTATCTCAAAATTATAA
- a CDS encoding sigma-54 dependent transcriptional regulator produces the protein MKKYKILIIDDEKIVRDALSEWLDNLGYQVKAVEDGLIALEQIEINDWDVVLVDLKMPKIDGIETLRRIHKIRPDLPVIIITGHGTVDSAVVAMKEGAVDYVMKPFNPEEINIILKKLLEHQEIIKENILLRRELEKRFRLEDLIGKSPKMQKIFELIKTVAPTRSTVLIRGESGTGKELVARAIHNLGPRSKGPFVATACGAMPETLLEAELFGYEKGAFTGALSQHKGRIEMADRGTLFLDEIGDISLKTQVDLLRFLQEREFRRVGGKELIKVDTRVIAATNKKLEEMIREGTFREDLYYRLNVITIEIPPLRERKEDIPLLLEHFLKKFNLENKKDISGISSDAMELLLSYDWPGNVRELENVIEHAVVVTKGREIGKKDLPKNLVDKFLIPQFTNKDLRLDTMEKEHILNVLRIYNWNIKKTAQVLGINRVTLYNKMEKYGLKKE, from the coding sequence ATGAAGAAATATAAAATTTTGATTATTGATGATGAAAAAATTGTTAGAGACGCACTCAGTGAATGGCTTGATAATTTGGGATATCAAGTAAAGGCGGTTGAAGATGGTCTAATAGCCCTTGAACAGATAGAAATTAATGATTGGGATGTTGTCCTTGTGGATTTGAAGATGCCGAAGATTGACGGGATTGAGACATTGCGGAGAATTCATAAGATAAGACCGGATTTGCCGGTGATAATAATTACCGGACATGGAACAGTTGATAGTGCGGTTGTTGCAATGAAAGAAGGTGCAGTAGACTATGTTATGAAACCATTCAATCCTGAAGAGATAAATATCATTCTTAAAAAATTACTTGAACATCAGGAAATTATTAAGGAGAACATCCTGCTACGCAGAGAGCTTGAAAAACGATTTAGATTAGAGGATTTGATAGGTAAGAGTCCAAAGATGCAAAAAATTTTTGAATTGATAAAGACCGTAGCACCAACAAGGTCAACTGTTCTTATCAGAGGTGAAAGTGGAACTGGAAAAGAACTTGTCGCAAGGGCAATCCATAATTTAGGTCCACGCAGTAAAGGCCCTTTTGTTGCAACTGCCTGTGGGGCAATGCCAGAGACACTTCTTGAAGCGGAGTTATTTGGTTATGAAAAGGGTGCGTTTACCGGTGCTTTAAGCCAGCATAAAGGTAGAATTGAAATGGCAGACCGGGGGACTCTTTTTCTTGATGAGATTGGCGATATCAGCCTTAAAACGCAGGTTGACCTTTTAAGATTCTTGCAGGAGCGCGAATTCCGCAGGGTTGGCGGTAAAGAGCTCATTAAAGTAGATACAAGGGTGATTGCTGCGACAAATAAGAAACTTGAAGAAATGATACGGGAAGGAACTTTCAGGGAAGATCTGTATTACCGATTAAATGTTATTACAATAGAAATTCCTCCTTTGCGCGAAAGAAAAGAAGATATTCCACTTCTCTTAGAACACTTTTTGAAAAAATTCAATTTAGAAAATAAAAAAGATATTTCGGGAATCAGTTCGGATGCGATGGAGTTGTTGTTATCTTACGATTGGCCCGGTAATGTCCGTGAGCTTGAGAATGTTATTGAACATGCGGTAGTAGTAACAAAAGGCAGGGAGATAGGAAAAAAAGACCTGCCCAAAAATTTAGTTGATAAATTTTTAATTCCCCAGTTTACCAATAAGGATTTACGCCTTGATACAATGGAAAAAGAGCATATTTTAAATGTGCTAAGAATTTATAATTGGAATATAAAGAAGACAGCCCAGGTCCTGGGTATCAATCGTGTAACATTATATAATAAAATGGAAAAGTACGGATTGAAGAAGGAGTAA